CCGAGTGTGAGGCACGTGATGTCTCAGGTGGGTTCGATTCCCACCTTCTCCCGCCAAATACATAAACAATAGCTGACCTATTTGGTCAGCTTTTTTATTGTCTTCCGCTTCTTCGAATTGGGAATCGCCCCTAACCTACAACCGTGGGTTCGATCGTCCGTGAAGACTTCTTCGAATAATCTCAGTAGGACGCACGTCTTTTTCTTCCTCTGTTTCCGCGAACGTTAGTGAGCACTCTAATCAATGAAAAAGAGTATTCCCACCTTCTCCCGCCAAATACATAATGAACACCCCGGACCATCGGTTCGGGGTTTTGTTATTGTTCTACCTCTTCGATTTGGGAATCGCCCCTAACCCACCCCAGTGGGTTCGATCGTCCGTGAAGACATCTTCGATTAAGCTTAGTAGGACGCACGTCTTTTTCTTCCGCTGTTTCCGCGAACGATAGTGAGCACTCTAATCAATGAAAAAGAGTATTTTATCCTAGTTATCTACGTTCTTCTTGTCATTGTTAGACGTACAAGCTGGGGCTACTTAACTAGGACTAATTTAATATATTTTGAAAGAATATCCGCTAATAACCATGGATATCCGCCCTTCCACATATGGCTTCCGCTCATAGTATAGAGTAAACCCAATGAAAGGGGGCACATAAATATGAGTGCTTGTGGAGTAGGTGGATTCTATGGAGGAAGCATTGCGTTTATTCTTGTCCTTTACGTGCTTCTAGTTATCGTGAGCCGCACTAGCTGGGCATACTAAGAAGCAGTT
Above is a genomic segment from Ammoniphilus sp. CFH 90114 containing:
- a CDS encoding YjcZ family sporulation protein, with amino-acid sequence MSACGVGGFYGGSIAFILVLYVLLVIVSRTSWAY